Below is a genomic region from Paraburkholderia sp. BL23I1N1.
GCCAAGCGCGGCAATCCAGAGTATGGTCGTCAGAATGCTGCCGATGTAGACGCAGAACATCACCGGGTTACGCAGCTGATGGCGTGGTGCGAGCTTCCTGAACGAATCGACGAGCGCCGGCCGGGCAATCGCCGGGTCGAACATCGAGCGCGCGGCGTTGCGTGCCTGACCGATGTTGCCCGGCTGATGAACCGGTGGTTGGAGTCCGTTAGTCATGCTGTCCTCTCAGTCAATGTCCCGCGACCATGATCAGATGCTCGACGACAGGGCCGAGCGCCAATGCAGGCACGTACGTCAATGCGCCGACCAGCACCACGGTGCCGAGCAGCAGCACGACGAACAACGGGCCGTGCATCGGCAGCGTGCCGGCGGTAGCGGAAATGCGTTTCTTGGCGGCCAGCGATCCGGCGATCGCCAGCACCGGCACAATCGATCCGAAGCGGCCGAACCACATGGCGGCGGCCAGCGTGCTGTTGTAGAACGGCGTATTGACTGAGAGGCCCGCGAACGCACTGCCGTTGTTATTCGCGGCCGAACTGTACGCGTAGAGAATTTCGGAGAAACTGTGCGGCCCGGGATTGGCGACACCCGCCACACCCGCCGCCGTCAGCACGGCGATCGACGCGCCGACCAGCACAAGCAGCGGTGTGAGCAGCACGGCAATCGACACCATCTTCATCTCGTACGATTCGATCTTCTTGCCGATATATTCCGGCGTTCGCCCGATCATCAGGCCCGCTACGAACACCGCGAGCAAGGCGAACACGAGCATGCCGTACAGACCCGAGCCAACGCCGCCGAAGATCACTTCACCCAGCTCGATCAGCAGGAGCGGAACGAAGCCGCCCATCGGCGTCAACGAATCGTGCGTGTTGAGCACCGCGCCACACGATGCGGCGGTGGTCGCCACGGTGAATATCCCGGACTGCGCGATGCCGAAGCGGGTTTCCTTGCCTTCCATGTTGCCGCCGGGTTGCATGGCCGATGCCGTTTGATCGACATGCAGCGACGTATACAGTGGATTGCCGTTCTGCTCCGACGAAATTTCGCCCCAGCAGGCAACGGCGAAAGCAATCGTCATTGCGGCAAGCACCGCATAGCCCTGACGCTGGTCGCCCACCATCCGGCCGAACACCAGGCACAACGAAGCGGGAATGACGAGCATCGCGATCATCTGAACGAAGTTGGCGAATGGCGTCGGGTTCTCATACGGATGCGCGGAATTGGCGTTGAAAAAGCCGCCGCCGTTGGTGCCGAGCATCTTGATCGCTTCCTGCGACGCAACCGGCCCCATCGCGATGGTCTGCTTGCCGGCCTTGTTGTCCACCATCACCGGATTGCCTTTGGCATCCTTGACGGGATTGCCCTGGGCGTCGGTCTTCGGCGTTTGATACGTCGTCACCTGCAGCGTGGGCACGTCTTCGTATGACTTGAAGTTCTGGATCACGCCCTGGCTAATAAAGACGAGCGCGATGACCGTCGCGAGCGGCGCGAGGATATACAGCGTGATACGCGTCAGATCGACCCAGAAATTGCCGATCGTCGCCGTTGTATGCCGCGCGAAACCGCGAATCAGCGCGACCACGACGGCAATGCCGGTGGCAGCGGAGAAGAAGTTTTGCACCGTCAGCGCGGCCATCTGCGTCAGATAGCTGACGGTCGATTCCGGCGTGTAGTCCTGCCAGTTCGTGTTGGTCGCGAAGCTGATTGCGGTGTTGAAGGCGGCGTCGGGCGTCATGGGTCCGAAGCCCTGCGGGTTCGCGGGCAGCCATTGCTGCAAACGCAGAAATCCATACACCGCGAGCACACCGAGCGTATTGAACGCCAGCACGGCCAGCGCATAGTGCTTCCATGACATTTCGGCGCTGGGGTCGACCCCGGCGAGCTTGTAGAGCACGGTTTCGATCGGCCGCCCTATCCGGCGCACGACGACCGAAGAGCCGTCCACTACGCCGGTCATGTAACGGCCGAGCGGGATGGCGAGCGCGATCAGTACGACGATGTAAAGGCCGGGCTGAAACAGGTTGTTGAAGTTCATTCGAGAGCCTCCGCGCGCAGCAAGGCATACACGAGGTAAGCGAACAGAATCAGCGTTGAGGCCGCTGCGAGCCAGGTCATCCAGGTCGTCATGGACGGCCTCCCGGCGCGCGGCGAAGCTTGTCGCAGCCCATGACGAAGGCCACGACGAGACCGCCGAAGGCAATGATTGCGATGAGGTAAAGCAGATCCATGGTCCGGTCTCCCACAGGGGGACTCCTGCACCGTGAAACTTAGGAAAATCCGCGTAAACACAGCGTTAATACTTCGCGGGATTTCGTAAAAACGAGGGGCGTGGTGCAGGAACCCGCCAGGCCGGCGCGGCGCGCATGGTCTTGCTGGGAGATGTTCAGGTGTTCGTACTGCCGTTTGAAACGAAACGTCGCTCAAGCAGTTCAAGCAGCTCGAGCCGCCTTATCTTGCGCAGCCTGTTCGAGCCAGAGGCGGCTATCGGGAAACCAGAATGCGTCCGGGCGCGGAGGCGAGACGAGCTTCACCGGAAGGGAGGGATTGAAAATCTTCGACCATGCCGACAGATAGGATGGCGTCTTCACGAGGAACCCGCAATTGGCGAGCAGCAGGCTGGAAATCAGCGCCTCGCGGCCGATTTCGAGTCCTGGATAGCCGCTGAAGTGAATGGGCGTGCTGCCACATGCGAGGTGTTTTGCCGGAGCTACCCCGACCGGCTTGTTGAACGGCCAGGCGGTAAAAAAATCGATAAACGCCTGTTCGTCGCTCGAAACGAAGATCGTGGTGAGGTGCGGGTTCTCCGCGAGCGTGGATTCCACCTCCCGGCAAAAACTTCCCCATGAAACCGGAATGGCTTCGAGCGACTTGTCCGTCCCTCTGAAATGCGCGCCAAGGGTCGACGCGCCGAGCCCAAGTTGCCGGCAGATCGCGTCGACTTCTTCGTAAATATGCGCGGCCGGCCGATAGTGCGCGAAGAAGAGTTCGCTCGCGCTTGCAAGCCGAAGCCGGGCCTCATAGCGCTGACGAAAGCCGAGCTGGACCAGGTCGCGAACGGTCGACGTTCTCACCTTATGGGTGATCGCGGCAACCGAGGCGGTGTGCACGGGTTCGAAGAAAGTCGAGAACCAGTTCAGTTTCCCTTCGGCGTCGCCATATAGCCCACCGCGCGCGCTAATGCACGGGGTAAGGCATTTCTCTTCGCAATACATCAGAATAAACAGGACCATCTGCATCACGGAGAAAAAACCGGAGTTCTCCTGAATCTCGATGGAAAAAACGCCCCTGTTAAAACGTTGTTTGGCATGAAGTGAAATCCGGCGCGGCATGGCCACGGAATGCTTGAACCCTTCGCTGCGTCGGATCTGCTTCGCCCGATCGACCACCTTTCTCAACATGCCGACTCCTAATTAATTAGGTATTCTTTGAAATGGCACGCCCTCGCACCTCTGTTTTCTGCGACGGAAGGGACGGCCCAGCATAGCACCTCAAAAAATCCGGTCACGTAAAGTTTGGCTCGTCTTGGTGAGCTAGCGCACAAAGGATCGGTAAGCTTTCCCCTGGCTGCGCACGCCGATCAGGTTCGGCACCTGATGACCCAGGCTACGGTTAGCGACTGCATAAACATTGATCTATATGCTTGACCTTCCCGCCGTGGGAAGCTCCATGCTGAAGTTCTGATTTCTCATTGGAGGCAGAAAATGAAATTTGAAATCCCGGATATGTCATGCGGCGGATGCGCCAATGCCATTGCTCGTGCGGTAACCGGCCTCGACCCCGCGGCGAAGCTCGACGTCGATATCCCCGTTAAAATCGTGAAGGTCGCATCGGCATTGCCGCCGGAACGCGTCATCGAGGCAATCGAAGCGGCGGGCTTTCACCCCTCGCTCAAGGGCTAAACAGGTCGCATCAGGCTGTGTTTGCCAATTTATCGCAGCGGCCTGTTCGCAGCATCATGGTCGCTCGTTATAACTTGTTCCACCAACGGAAAATCCAACATGAATAATCTTCGCGCATTCCATGCCCTTTGCCTTTTCAGCAGCGTTGCGTTTGCCGTCGCGGCAACACCCGTCTACGCGCAGCAAAGTGCTTCAATGCCCGGCATGGACATGTCCGGTTCGGCGAACGCCGGGTCGAGCGCATCGACACAGGCATTCAAGGACGCCGACGAGAAAATGATGCAGGCTATGGACGCGCCTGCCTACACGGGCGACGCCGACAAAGACTTTGTGGCCCACATGATTCCGCATCATCAAGGCGCGGTCGAGATGGCGCAGGTGGAACTGAAATACGGCAAAGATCCCGAGTTGAAACGCCTGGCCCGAAACATCATCAAGGCGCAACACGATGAGATCGCGTTCATGCAGCGCTGGCAGGCGAAGCACGGTGTAAAGTGACCACTGGCGCTATATTGGGTTCCCGTCGTCGCAGGACTGAAAAGAACTATTCACCTGAAGGAGTTTGAAAATGACTCTGAACCACGCGGCGCAAGGCGAACCCATCAACGTTGGTCGATTGAACATTCAGTATCTGATCGATGGAACGGCAACGGGCGGCATGGGCGTTTTCGAATTGACCGTGCCGCCTGGCTCGCAAGTTCCACCGCCGCATAGCCACACCAATAACGAAGAATGCGTTTATGTGCTGGAGGGCATGCTTCGATACGCAGTGAATGGGGACGTCC
It encodes:
- the kdpA gene encoding potassium-transporting ATPase subunit KdpA, which gives rise to MNFNNLFQPGLYIVVLIALAIPLGRYMTGVVDGSSVVVRRIGRPIETVLYKLAGVDPSAEMSWKHYALAVLAFNTLGVLAVYGFLRLQQWLPANPQGFGPMTPDAAFNTAISFATNTNWQDYTPESTVSYLTQMAALTVQNFFSAATGIAVVVALIRGFARHTTATIGNFWVDLTRITLYILAPLATVIALVFISQGVIQNFKSYEDVPTLQVTTYQTPKTDAQGNPVKDAKGNPVMVDNKAGKQTIAMGPVASQEAIKMLGTNGGGFFNANSAHPYENPTPFANFVQMIAMLVIPASLCLVFGRMVGDQRQGYAVLAAMTIAFAVACWGEISSEQNGNPLYTSLHVDQTASAMQPGGNMEGKETRFGIAQSGIFTVATTAASCGAVLNTHDSLTPMGGFVPLLLIELGEVIFGGVGSGLYGMLVFALLAVFVAGLMIGRTPEYIGKKIESYEMKMVSIAVLLTPLLVLVGASIAVLTAAGVAGVANPGPHSFSEILYAYSSAANNNGSAFAGLSVNTPFYNSTLAAAMWFGRFGSIVPVLAIAGSLAAKKRISATAGTLPMHGPLFVVLLLGTVVLVGALTYVPALALGPVVEHLIMVAGH
- the kdpF gene encoding K(+)-transporting ATPase subunit F, which produces MTTWMTWLAAASTLILFAYLVYALLRAEALE
- a CDS encoding potassium ABC transporter ATPase, with protein sequence MDLLYLIAIIAFGGLVVAFVMGCDKLRRAPGGRP
- a CDS encoding heavy-metal-associated domain-containing protein, coding for MKFEIPDMSCGGCANAIARAVTGLDPAAKLDVDIPVKIVKVASALPPERVIEAIEAAGFHPSLKG
- a CDS encoding DUF305 domain-containing protein gives rise to the protein MNNLRAFHALCLFSSVAFAVAATPVYAQQSASMPGMDMSGSANAGSSASTQAFKDADEKMMQAMDAPAYTGDADKDFVAHMIPHHQGAVEMAQVELKYGKDPELKRLARNIIKAQHDEIAFMQRWQAKHGVK